A genomic region of Papaver somniferum cultivar HN1 chromosome 7, ASM357369v1, whole genome shotgun sequence contains the following coding sequences:
- the LOC113294293 gene encoding F-box/kelch-repeat protein At3g06240-like, whose translation MSSIPEEIYFEIFLKVPEVQSLLACKYVCKTWIYIISNLDFVKKQLNLTIKRNNPNLMLQVSENYTPTFRNEYYSEKCLPSCRNVFYSIRHDSLESLLSPDKFFHDYALELDCPLKSLSYTVEVMGCCNGLVCLWFWKKQLFCLWNPATREYYKVLPKSNIHDDDVKLVMVAPGYDDRINDYKLFVCSDSVSEVYLLGLNSWRSIENVTRNEFLVGHESGILLNRKLHWLGRSPHNSSSALVYLDISNEIFKEMDLPAEVSEFDLFFNLGVLEGCLRLLSTSDLDDHVKIWVMQNYGVWKSWTNRYIVKNKRIVDDTSLRLLWSFKSGEDLFRGDQAGLLLYDPKYGSPRLYEM comes from the exons ATGTCAAGCATTCCGGAGGAGATTTACTTTGAAATCTTTTTAAAGGTACCAGAAGTGCAATCACTATTAGCTTGCAAGTATGTATGCAAGACATGGATTTACATAATTTCTAACCTTGATTTTGTTAAGAAGCAACTTAATCTTACAATCAAAAGAAACAACCCTAATCTCATGCTTCAAGTTTCCGAGAATTACACGCCTACTTTCCGTAACGAATACTACTCCGAGAAGTGTTTGCCTAGTTGTCGTAACGTATTTTACTCCATACGTCATGATTCACTAGAGTCATTACTGTCGCCGGATAAATTCTTTCATGATTATGCGCTGGAATTGGATTGCCCATTGAAATCACTAAGTTATACAGTTGAAGTTATGGGTTGTTGTAATGGTCTGGTTTGCCTATGGTTCTGGAAAAAGcagttattttgtctttggaatccTGCCACGAGAGAGTATTATAAAGTATTACCAAAATCAAATAttcatgatgatgatgttaaattgGTTATGGTTGCACCTGGTTATGATGATAGGATTAATGACTACAAGTTATTTGTTTGTTCAGATAGTGTATCCGAAGTCTATTTGTTAGGTTTAAATTCATGGAGAAGCATTGAGAACGTAACTCGTAATGAGTTTCTTGTGGGCCACGAATCTGGAATACTTCTCAACAGAAAGCTTCATTGGTTGGGAAGAAGCCCGCATAACTCTTCTTCTGCTCTAGTCTATCTAGATATCAGCAACGAGATATTCAAAGAAATGGATTTACCAGCAGAAGTTTCAGAGTTTGACTTATTTTTTAATTTGGGGGTGTTGGAAGGGTGCCTTCGATTACTCTCAACCTCAGACCTTGATGATCATGTTAAAATATGGGTAATGCAGAATTACGGAGTTTGGAAATCTTGGACTAATCGTTATATCGTGAAGAATAAAAGAATTGTTGATGACACTTCTCTTAGGCTTTTGTGGTCTTTTAAGAGTGGTGAGGATCTATTTCGGGGTGATCAAGCTGGTCTACTTTTATATGACCCTAAATATGGAAGT CCAAGACTTTATGAGATGTGA